A stretch of DNA from Amylolactobacillus amylophilus DSM 20533 = JCM 1125:
TTTTGTAAAACTAACTTGAGTAATTTCGTTCGTTATTTCGTTCATTGCGGAACCTCCCTCGGTATCCACAAGCGCTTGTGGTACCTCAAGAATAAGTTTTCCAATTTGTCAAACCAAGCCGAAATAGGGTAACTCAAATACGTATCACAATCACGTTTTAGCCACTTATATTTTTACGCTACCAACTCTCCCTAATATTAATTACGCTAAAAGTCGGGTAAAACTTTTTTATAATAAAATTTTTCCAAAAAAAAATTGGTTGTCCACCAATTAATCCCATTTATACTTTCTTTTGTTAACCCTGGTCCTAAACACTTTCATATCGGAAAGTGTACACTTGATATCATACTCACTTTCCAGTAACCTCTTCATAAAGATCAGTTCTTCCTCAACAATATTATCAATGAAGTCCTGAGTAAGTGTGCTATCAACGGAACTAATAATATCTGCCTGTCCATAATCCCAATCTAATCCAAGATTACTTTCATCACCCATCTTATGCTTTATGCTAAATCCCATTTCACTAACGAAACGCTCTGTAACAAGGCAGGATAGATAATTCACCGCAATTGATTTACCAAGATGGGATTTCACATAACTGAAATCCTGTTCAAAGTGAAAAACAATACCAGATTTACTAGAAAAACTACTTTGATTATGTATGAAACTAAAGTCATTCATCTGGTGCAGTGCCACCCAATCCACAATCTTCTTTGAATAACCGTTGAGTGAAAAATAAGAGTAATTACCATATGAAAGTACGTGGTATCTCTTAATATTTAATTGTTGATGCATCTGCTTACTTTGTGTGAAGCTCAAAATATTCTGCCGCACATATTCGTTAACTATATGTTTCGTCGTTTGTGTAGTCACAACAATGCCGCAGCTTAAATCAAACACAACAGAATTATAACAACCTGCAATTTGTTGATCTGAAAAATTGTATAGTACTACCACAGCTGGTGTCATTTTATAGTCGTTATCAATGGTGAATAATTCATCCAGTCGATGATCAATAAAGAAAGACTCTCGGATTTTATTTCTGTTCCAACATTTTAAATCATGGTCTAAAGTCATCTTAAAAATGTTTGTCATATGCTCACGAGCCATTCTTCAATTTATGAAATCTTAAGTTGTGCTTTATCAGCTTAACATAGACCAAAGCTATATAAAAGCGCTTACAATAATATACTCGGTTATTTTTGAATTAAAAAAATCCACAAATACTGTGGATTTCAAAGGGAAGAATTCAAGTTTCTTAAACTAGTGGAATCTGGCTGTACCCTGTCACATAGACATACTTGCCGTTAATCCAGTCATTGGTACCAACTTTATACCATGTCTCGTTATCAACAATCTTACGGCCGAAGACTTTCCATGAAGTAGCTGGATTAAGCTGCTGTCCCGTTCTAGTTCCATTGGGAGCACTGTGAACTGCAATACTCTTAAGGTAATCGACCTTTGCAATAGGACTACCATAATTGCTGATTTTACCGGCATGTGTTCCTAAATATGAATCAATTGCTGGGATACCACTGTAACCTGTGACAGATAAGTACTTGCCCTCTATCCAGTCATTTGTACCAACTTTATACCAAGTATCACCAGCATAGTTTGCCCGACCAAACACTTTCCAGCGACTACCTGCTGCCAATGTATTAGTCTTCTTAGATACTCCCGGAGCTGTCCAGACGGAAATTGCATGACCAACCTCGACCTTAGCAACTGGTTCTCTGGAATTAATGGTTGTTCCAGCATTAAAATAAACCACAGGAATCTTACTGTAACCCGTTACATAAAGGTACTTGCCCTCTATCCAATCATTTGTACCAACTTTATACCATGTCTCGTTATCAACAATCTTACGGCCGAAGACTTTCCATGAAGTAGCTGGATTAAGCTGCTGTCCCGTTCTAGTTCCATTGGGAGCACTGTGAACTGCAATACTCTTAAGGTAATCGACCTTTGCAATAGGACTACCATAATTGCTGATTTTACCGGCATGTGTTCCTAAATATGGATCAATTGCTGGGATACCACTGTAACCTGTGACAGATAAGTACTTGCCCTCTATCCAGTCATTTGTACCAACTTTATACCAAGTATCACCAGCATAGTTTGCCCGACCAAACACTTTCCAGCGACTACCTGCTGCCAATGTATTAGTCTTCTTAGATACTCCCGGAGCTGTCCAGACGGAAATTGCATGACCAACCTCGACCTTAGCAACTGGTTCTCCGGAATTAATGGTTGTTCCAGCATTAAAATAAACCACAGGAATCTTACTGTAACCCGTTACATAAAGGTACTTGCCCTCTATCCAGTCATTTGTACCAACTTTATACCATAACTGCCCATTAACCGTCTTACGGCCAAATACCTTCCAGTTAGATTGCGGACTGAGTTTCTGACCAGTAACACTAGTACCTGGTGCCTTATAGACGGCAATACTCCTTGAACTTTCTACCCTCGCAATTGGGTTACCATCATTACTTACAGTCCCCATTAAAGAGGGGCCCTGAGAAGAGGAGTCAGTCATTGCAGAACTCATAACCCATTGACCGCTTGCAATCTCGTTATACTTAGAACCATCAGGTAAAGTAACTTGACGTAACACCTTTTTGACAGTGCCAGCCGCAATAGAACCCAAGCTCTTCTTCTGGCCACTAAAAGTATTATAAATGTTTGTCTGTACCTTCACTTTTTGATCTTGATTCAAAGTTTTGTACTGAGGGTCGTACTTTGTCAAACCAAGAGTTGAAATGAGACTATTAAGTGCGGCAGCATAGGTTCCACTCGTAGCATAATGAACACCAATAGCAGCTGTTGCTGCAGTATATGATGATGCATTCTCAAGCCAGGCACCCTTGTATAGTTCTCGATTCCAGGCAAACGCGCTCCTGATTTTCAGACCATTATCTGCAAAAGAAGCCTCTAAGTTGGGATAGGTTCTAAATGGTTTATTAACCTTATACGCATTGTCCTTATCATACTCCCAGGTCAACATGTAAACAGCACCGTATTTCCCTTTGTCTGAGCTCTCCACATAATTAATACCGAAATAATTGTTATTTGGCGCTTGGGCTAATTCAGACGTTCCGGAGCCACTCTCTAAGACGGCCTGAGCAATCATGACAGAAGGATAAACTCCATACCTCATAGATTGAGTCTGAGCAATTCTCGCAACTTTCTCTACAAATACTTGTTGAGCCGTTGCAGCTTCAACTATATTCTCAGGTTGATCCTTTAGCACTATCTCATTAAGAACCGCCGCTGAGCCACCCATCACCAAAATTGCAGGTATAATCGCTCTAACCATCGTCTTCTTCATAGATACTCTCCTAAATAATACGTTCTAATTATTTATACGCTAATTTAACATTATCACGTCTTCAAACAAGCAGCAACAATCATACATTCACAGATTACAAGATATTTATTGGAAACTTAGCGTTATTTAACAATGCTAATATCTTGGGCCTTCTCTTGATCAACTTTTCCAAGTAAACTAGACAAACCAATTGCGCCCATTGAAATAATAAACGGAATGATAAAGAATCTGTATCTAGTCTGAATTTCAATCAATAAATGGACTGCAATATAGCCAAAAATTAAAATAATCAACAACATCACAAAACTATTTTTATTTAGCATAATATCTGCTGATTTAAACATCATCACTAGTGCAATGACTAGTAGCATAAAGATGAAAATCCATTGGATCTTCTGAGCGAGTTCGATTCTTCTTATCACCAATTTTCCGTTCAATGTAGTTACATTGACTTGGACATTTGGGTTATTCGCAGACCACCTCATTGAAGAATCATTATCACTCCACATAGACTTGTACTTCACTAAGAATAGCTTCAGTACATTGCCGTTCTTGAGCTCTGATTTTATTATTCTTTTACCCAAAGCATCACGTTTCACTCCAATTGGTTCTTTATTAAGCTCAGCCAAGGCTTCAGTAGAATAATGGCCGCGAGATTCTGAATTAAGACCAGTAACGAATTTCCACATTGGATCACGATTTACCAGTCCATAAT
This window harbors:
- a CDS encoding glucosaminidase domain-containing protein, coding for MKKTMVRAIIPAILVMGGSAAVLNEIVLKDQPENIVEAATAQQVFVEKVARIAQTQSMRYGVYPSVMIAQAVLESGSGTSELAQAPNNNYFGINYVESSDKGKYGAVYMLTWEYDKDNAYKVNKPFRTYPNLEASFADNGLKIRSAFAWNRELYKGAWLENASSYTAATAAIGVHYATSGTYAAALNSLISTLGLTKYDPQYKTLNQDQKVKVQTNIYNTFSGQKKSLGSIAAGTVKKVLRQVTLPDGSKYNEIASGQWVMSSAMTDSSSQGPSLMGTVSNDGNPIARVESSRSIAVYKAPGTSVTGQKLSPQSNWKVFGRKTVNGQLWYKVGTNDWIEGKYLYVTGYSKIPVVYFNAGTTINSGEPVAKVEVGHAISVWTAPGVSKKTNTLAAGSRWKVFGRANYAGDTWYKVGTNDWIEGKYLSVTGYSGIPAIDPYLGTHAGKISNYGSPIAKVDYLKSIAVHSAPNGTRTGQQLNPATSWKVFGRKIVDNETWYKVGTNDWIEGKYLYVTGYSKIPVVYFNAGTTINSREPVAKVEVGHAISVWTAPGVSKKTNTLAAGSRWKVFGRANYAGDTWYKVGTNDWIEGKYLSVTGYSGIPAIDSYLGTHAGKISNYGSPIAKVDYLKSIAVHSAPNGTRTGQQLNPATSWKVFGRKIVDNETWYKVGTNDWINGKYVYVTGYSQIPLV